The following are encoded in a window of Pygocentrus nattereri isolate fPygNat1 chromosome 5, fPygNat1.pri, whole genome shotgun sequence genomic DNA:
- the valopa gene encoding vertebrate ancient long opsin a isoform X1, giving the protein MDAFGAAVNGVSYTEVADVFQPEDPFAGPLRSIAPWNFKVLAAWMFLITALSLSENFLVMLITYKFKQLRQPLNYIIVNLSLADFLVSLVGGSISVVTNFHGYFFLGTWACVLEGFAVTFFGIVALWSLAILAFERFFVICRPLGNIRLRGKHATLGLLFVWTFSFIWTIPPVLGWSSYTVSKIGTTCEPNWYSGDPYDHTYIITFFITCFVMPLGVIIVCYGKLLRKLRKVGLVSNTHGRLGNARKPERQVSRMVVVMIVAFMVAWTPYAIFSITVTAHPTIYLEPRLAAVPAFFAKTAAVYNPVIYVFMNKQFRKCLILLFSCSDSTTVEVNQTTERGGMTGESNTGEMSAIAARIPIARSTPQKSDKQQSDCSSYAQLPIPENKVCPM; this is encoded by the exons ATGGATGCATTCGGCGCGGCAGTGAACGGCGTCAGCTACACAGAGGTGGCTGATGTGTTCCAGCCAGAAGACCCGTTTGCGGGACCCTTGCGGTCCATCGCGCCGTGGAACTTTAAAGTGCTCGCCGCGTGGATGTTCCTGATCACGGCGCTCTCGTTGTCCGAGAACTTTCTGGTCATGCTCATCACCTACAAGTTCAAACAGCTTCGGCAACCACTCAATTACATCATCGTAAATCTGTCTCTGGCTGACTTTCTCGTGTCCCTGGTTGGGGGGAGCATCAGTGTGGTCACCAATTTCCACGGCTACTTCTTCCTGGGGACGTGGGCGTGCGTGCTGGAGGGCTTCGCGGTCACTTTTTTCG GTATAGTAGCTTTGTGGTCTCTGGCCATCCTGGCGTTTGAGCGCTTCTTTGTAATTTGTCGGCCCCTGGGAAACATCCGTCTGCGGGGAAAACATGCGACACTGGGGTTGCTGTTTGTCTGGACCTTCTCTTTCATCTGGACCATCCCGCCTGTACTGGGCTGGAGCAGCTACACAGTCAGCAAGATCGGTACCACCTGTGAACCCAACTG GTACTCTGGAGACCCTTACGACCACACCTACATCATCACTTTCTTCATCACCTGTTTCGTCATGCCTCTGGGTGTCATCATTGTCTGCTACGGCAAGCTCCTGAGGAAGCTCAGGAAGGTTGGTCTG GTGTCCAACACTCATGGCAGGTTGGGGAATGCAAGGAAACCTGAGCGGCAAGTGTCTCGTATGGTGGTTGTGATGATTGTGGCCTTTATGGTGGCCTGGACCCCATACGCCATTTTCTCcatcactgttactgcacaTCCCACCATCTACTTGGAACCCAGACTGGCTGCAGTTCCTGCCTTCTTTGCCAAAACTGCTGCGGTCTACAACCCTGTCATCTATGTCTTTATGAACAAACAG TTCAGAAAGTGCCTCATCCTGCTGTTCAGCTGCAGTGATAGCACCACGGTGGAGGTGAACCAGACCACAGAGCGTGGAGGCATGACCGGCGAGAGCAACACGGGAGAGATGTCAGCCATAGCGGCCCGAATTCCAATTGCCAGGAGCACCCCGCAAAAGTCTGACAAGCAGCAGAGTGATTGTAGCTCCTACGCCCAGCTGCCTATCCCTGAGAACAAAGTCTGCCCCATGTAG
- the valopa gene encoding vertebrate ancient long opsin a isoform X2, with amino-acid sequence MDAFGAAVNGVSYTEVADVFQPEDPFAGPLRSIAPWNFKVLAAWMFLITALSLSENFLVMLITYKFKQLRQPLNYIIVNLSLADFLVSLVGGSISVVTNFHGYFFLGTWACVLEGFAVTFFGIVALWSLAILAFERFFVICRPLGNIRLRGKHATLGLLFVWTFSFIWTIPPVLGWSSYTVSKIGTTCEPNWYSGDPYDHTYIITFFITCFVMPLGVIIVCYGKLLRKLRKVSNTHGRLGNARKPERQVSRMVVVMIVAFMVAWTPYAIFSITVTAHPTIYLEPRLAAVPAFFAKTAAVYNPVIYVFMNKQFRKCLILLFSCSDSTTVEVNQTTERGGMTGESNTGEMSAIAARIPIARSTPQKSDKQQSDCSSYAQLPIPENKVCPM; translated from the exons ATGGATGCATTCGGCGCGGCAGTGAACGGCGTCAGCTACACAGAGGTGGCTGATGTGTTCCAGCCAGAAGACCCGTTTGCGGGACCCTTGCGGTCCATCGCGCCGTGGAACTTTAAAGTGCTCGCCGCGTGGATGTTCCTGATCACGGCGCTCTCGTTGTCCGAGAACTTTCTGGTCATGCTCATCACCTACAAGTTCAAACAGCTTCGGCAACCACTCAATTACATCATCGTAAATCTGTCTCTGGCTGACTTTCTCGTGTCCCTGGTTGGGGGGAGCATCAGTGTGGTCACCAATTTCCACGGCTACTTCTTCCTGGGGACGTGGGCGTGCGTGCTGGAGGGCTTCGCGGTCACTTTTTTCG GTATAGTAGCTTTGTGGTCTCTGGCCATCCTGGCGTTTGAGCGCTTCTTTGTAATTTGTCGGCCCCTGGGAAACATCCGTCTGCGGGGAAAACATGCGACACTGGGGTTGCTGTTTGTCTGGACCTTCTCTTTCATCTGGACCATCCCGCCTGTACTGGGCTGGAGCAGCTACACAGTCAGCAAGATCGGTACCACCTGTGAACCCAACTG GTACTCTGGAGACCCTTACGACCACACCTACATCATCACTTTCTTCATCACCTGTTTCGTCATGCCTCTGGGTGTCATCATTGTCTGCTACGGCAAGCTCCTGAGGAAGCTCAGGAAG GTGTCCAACACTCATGGCAGGTTGGGGAATGCAAGGAAACCTGAGCGGCAAGTGTCTCGTATGGTGGTTGTGATGATTGTGGCCTTTATGGTGGCCTGGACCCCATACGCCATTTTCTCcatcactgttactgcacaTCCCACCATCTACTTGGAACCCAGACTGGCTGCAGTTCCTGCCTTCTTTGCCAAAACTGCTGCGGTCTACAACCCTGTCATCTATGTCTTTATGAACAAACAG TTCAGAAAGTGCCTCATCCTGCTGTTCAGCTGCAGTGATAGCACCACGGTGGAGGTGAACCAGACCACAGAGCGTGGAGGCATGACCGGCGAGAGCAACACGGGAGAGATGTCAGCCATAGCGGCCCGAATTCCAATTGCCAGGAGCACCCCGCAAAAGTCTGACAAGCAGCAGAGTGATTGTAGCTCCTACGCCCAGCTGCCTATCCCTGAGAACAAAGTCTGCCCCATGTAG